A window of Fictibacillus halophilus contains these coding sequences:
- a CDS encoding DUF554 domain-containing protein, translating into MSLLGTIVNGIAIIAGSFLGLFWTNISDRYKDTILQAMALAVTILGIGMGLKSEQFLIVIASLAVGGALGEWWNLEERLNAIGKWLETKVGKQDKGSVATGFVTATLVFVVGAMSIVGALDSGLRQQHDVLYTKALIDGFCAILFTSTLGIGVMFSAIPVVLYQGVIALMATQIDRFVSQELMDALIVEITGTGGIMIVAIGLNLLGIAKIRVANLLPGLLIATILVCIVEKWESILAFSQGLM; encoded by the coding sequence ATGTCACTGTTAGGTACGATAGTTAACGGTATTGCAATTATTGCAGGAAGCTTTTTAGGACTGTTTTGGACAAATATTTCTGATCGTTATAAAGATACGATCTTACAAGCGATGGCTCTGGCTGTTACGATTTTGGGAATCGGAATGGGGCTGAAGAGCGAGCAGTTCTTAATCGTGATCGCAAGCTTAGCGGTCGGCGGCGCTCTAGGTGAGTGGTGGAATCTTGAAGAGCGATTGAACGCGATCGGTAAGTGGCTCGAGACGAAGGTAGGAAAACAAGATAAGGGCTCAGTTGCAACCGGTTTTGTAACAGCTACACTCGTTTTTGTTGTAGGAGCTATGTCGATCGTAGGTGCGCTCGATAGCGGCCTTAGACAACAGCATGATGTTCTGTATACAAAAGCGTTGATCGATGGATTCTGTGCGATCCTATTTACTTCTACGCTTGGCATCGGTGTTATGTTCTCTGCTATACCGGTCGTTTTATATCAAGGAGTGATCGCCTTGATGGCTACACAGATCGATCGCTTCGTTTCTCAAGAATTAATGGATGCTTTAATTGTAGAGATAACTGGAACGGGTGGCATCATGATCGTTGCGATCGGACTGAATTTGCTTGGCATTGCTAAAATTCGAGTCGCAAATCTTCTGCCAGGTTTACTCATCGCAACAATTCTAGTGTGTATCGTTGAAAAATGGGAAAGCATATTAGCGTTCTCGCAAGGATTGATGTAA
- the yyaC gene encoding spore protease YyaC yields MFLKRKLGLGKPIQYKLHHEDKEAMLRITEQILPMLPESTHQPVVVVCIGTDRSTGDALGPLVGTKLHNKDTFPFFVYGTLDDPVHAVNLEEKLKMIATEHPGAFVIGIDACLGRLNHVGMVSINDGPVKPGAGVNKQLPPVGDMHITGIVNVSGFMEYFVLQNTRLSIVMKMADLIADSLHMACLRKKIQQKNMIASTESRSQDIYKIQ; encoded by the coding sequence ATGTTCCTCAAACGGAAGCTGGGATTAGGGAAACCCATTCAATATAAATTGCACCACGAAGACAAGGAAGCGATGCTCAGAATCACCGAACAAATTTTACCTATGCTTCCGGAATCAACTCATCAGCCAGTTGTCGTTGTCTGTATAGGAACAGACAGATCGACAGGCGATGCATTAGGACCTCTTGTTGGTACAAAATTGCACAACAAAGATACATTCCCGTTCTTCGTGTACGGCACACTAGATGACCCCGTTCATGCGGTGAATCTAGAAGAAAAGTTAAAGATGATTGCGACCGAGCATCCAGGTGCTTTTGTTATAGGAATTGATGCTTGCTTAGGCCGATTAAACCACGTTGGCATGGTTTCGATCAACGATGGTCCTGTTAAACCAGGAGCTGGCGTTAACAAACAGCTTCCGCCTGTTGGTGATATGCACATTACAGGTATCGTCAACGTTAGTGGATTTATGGAATACTTCGTCCTTCAAAACACACGACTCAGCATTGTAATGAAGATGGCTGATCTGATTGCTGATTCTCTTCATATGGCTTGTTTACGTAAAAAGATTCAACAAAAAAACATGATAGCAAGCACAGAATCTCGTTCACAAGACATTTATAAAATTCAATAG
- the ychF gene encoding redox-regulated ATPase YchF gives MALTTGIVGLPNVGKSTLFNAITQAGAESANYPFCTIDPNVGIVEVPDNRLQKLTEMVQPKKVVPTTFEFTDIAGIVKGASKGEGLGNKFLSHIRQTDAILQVVRCFDDENITHVHGKVNPIDDIEVINLELIFADLESIDKRVARVEKLAKSKDKEAVAEFAVLSKIKEALMQELPARSVDLTPEEKKIVHTMHLLTMKPILYVANVSEDELLEGTNEHVEAVKEYAARENAEVIVICAKVEEEIAELDGDEKMAFLGELGIEEAGLDKLIRASYSLLGLATYFTAGVQEVRAWTFRKGMKAPACAGIIHTDFERGFIRAEIVAYDDLMAAGNMAAAKEKGKVRLEGKEYEMKDGDVVHFRFNV, from the coding sequence GTGGCTCTTACAACTGGAATCGTTGGTTTACCGAACGTTGGTAAATCCACATTGTTTAACGCTATTACACAAGCAGGTGCTGAATCTGCAAACTATCCGTTCTGTACGATTGATCCGAACGTTGGGATCGTTGAAGTACCTGACAACCGTCTTCAAAAATTAACAGAGATGGTACAGCCGAAAAAAGTAGTTCCTACAACTTTTGAATTTACAGATATCGCTGGAATCGTAAAAGGTGCGAGCAAAGGAGAAGGATTAGGAAACAAATTCTTATCTCACATCCGTCAAACAGATGCGATTCTTCAGGTTGTTCGTTGTTTTGATGATGAAAACATCACGCACGTTCACGGAAAAGTGAATCCGATCGATGATATTGAAGTAATCAACCTTGAGCTGATTTTTGCTGATCTAGAGTCAATCGATAAGCGTGTTGCACGTGTTGAAAAGCTTGCAAAGTCTAAAGACAAAGAAGCTGTAGCTGAGTTTGCTGTTCTTTCAAAGATTAAAGAAGCTCTTATGCAAGAACTTCCTGCACGCAGTGTTGATCTGACGCCTGAAGAGAAGAAGATTGTTCACACGATGCACCTTCTTACAATGAAGCCGATCCTTTACGTTGCTAACGTAAGTGAAGATGAGCTTTTAGAAGGAACGAACGAGCACGTTGAAGCGGTAAAAGAATATGCGGCTCGTGAAAATGCTGAAGTTATCGTAATTTGTGCAAAAGTTGAAGAAGAAATCGCAGAGCTTGATGGCGACGAAAAGATGGCATTCTTAGGTGAGCTAGGTATTGAAGAAGCGGGTCTTGATAAATTGATCCGTGCTTCTTATTCACTCCTAGGTCTAGCTACTTACTTTACAGCGGGTGTTCAAGAAGTACGTGCTTGGACGTTCCGTAAAGGCATGAAGGCTCCTGCTTGTGCGGGAATCATTCACACGGATTTTGAAAGAGGATTTATCCGTGCAGAGATTGTAGCTTATGATGACCTGATGGCTGCAGGAAACATGGCAGCTGCTAAAGAAAAAGGTAAAGTTCGTCTTGAAGGTAAGGAATATGAGATGAAAGATGGAGATGTTGTTCATTTCCGTTTTAATGTTTAA
- a CDS encoding DUF951 domain-containing protein yields MQQKEFQLHDEVEMKKQHPCGTNRWKVIRMGADIRIKCMGCQHSVMLPRAEFAKKIKKVLSSPGE; encoded by the coding sequence ATGCAGCAAAAAGAATTTCAACTTCACGATGAAGTAGAAATGAAAAAACAGCATCCATGTGGAACGAATCGTTGGAAAGTGATTCGGATGGGTGCTGATATTAGGATTAAATGTATGGGCTGTCAGCATAGCGTGATGCTGCCAAGAGCTGAATTTGCTAAAAAAATTAAGAAGGTCTTATCCTCTCCAGGAGAGTAA
- a CDS encoding ParA family protein → MAKTIAVANQKGGVGKTTTSVNLGACLAYFGKKVLLVDIDPQGNATSGVGVDKGDIDQCIYNVLVEDVEVKDVIVETICEGLHILPSTIQLAGAEIELVPTISREVRLKRALEKVSSNYDFIIIDCPPSLGLLTINSLTASDSVIIPVQCEYYALEGLSQLLNTVRLVQKHLNTDLMIDGVLLTMLDARTNLGIQVIEEVKKYFQDKVYETIIPRNVRLSEAPSHGKPIIIYDPKSRGADVYLDFAKEVIGIGERVR, encoded by the coding sequence GTGGCCAAGACCATTGCAGTAGCCAACCAGAAAGGCGGAGTCGGAAAAACGACTACGTCGGTCAACCTTGGTGCATGCTTAGCATATTTCGGTAAAAAAGTATTGCTCGTAGACATAGATCCTCAAGGGAACGCAACAAGTGGTGTGGGAGTAGATAAAGGGGATATTGACCAATGTATCTACAACGTTCTTGTCGAGGATGTGGAAGTAAAAGATGTGATCGTCGAGACCATCTGTGAAGGTTTACATATCCTCCCTTCGACGATACAGCTTGCTGGAGCTGAGATTGAACTCGTACCCACGATTTCTCGCGAAGTTCGGTTAAAGAGGGCGTTAGAAAAGGTAAGTTCAAATTATGATTTTATTATCATTGATTGCCCGCCATCATTAGGGCTGCTTACCATTAATTCATTAACAGCCTCCGACTCAGTCATCATACCTGTTCAGTGCGAATATTACGCACTAGAAGGATTAAGCCAGCTTTTAAACACAGTACGACTTGTACAAAAGCATTTAAATACTGATTTGATGATTGATGGTGTACTGCTCACCATGCTCGATGCACGTACAAACTTAGGTATTCAAGTCATTGAAGAAGTAAAAAAATATTTTCAAGATAAAGTGTATGAAACCATCATACCAAGAAACGTTAGACTATCAGAAGCGCCGAGTCACGGGAAACCGATCATCATCTACGATCCAAAATCCCGAGGTGCTGATGTTTATTTAGATTTTGCGAAGGAAGTGATCGGCATTGGTGAAAGGGTTAGGTAA
- the rpsR gene encoding 30S ribosomal protein S18, translated as MAGRRGGRQKRRKVCFFTVNKITYIDYKDTDLLKRFVSERGKILPRRVTGTSAKYQRQLTRAIKRSRHMALLPYVSE; from the coding sequence ATGGCTGGACGTCGTGGTGGACGCCAAAAGCGTCGTAAGGTTTGTTTCTTCACTGTAAACAAAATCACTTACATCGACTACAAGGACACTGATCTTTTAAAGCGTTTCGTTTCTGAGCGCGGTAAGATTCTTCCTCGTCGTGTAACTGGTACATCTGCTAAATATCAACGTCAATTGACTCGTGCGATCAAACGCTCTCGTCATATGGCATTGTTACCATATGTATCTGAATAA
- a CDS encoding ParB/RepB/Spo0J family partition protein translates to MVKGLGKGLHAFFPPTEAGEEEQIKEVSISELRPNPYQPRKVFDQKAIEELKESIIEHGILQPIVVRKSIKGFEIVLGERRFRAASEAGLKVIPVIVKDYDEQKMMEVALIENLQREDLNPVEEAQAYQKLMEHLKLTQEELASRVGKSRPHIANHIRLLQLPKPVLELLSNGQLSMGHGRALLGLKKKTKMQPVIERVLNENLNVRQLEKLISDINLNVSRGTKKKTVPANVFFQEKESSLRDRFGTSVSIKKSKRKGKIEIEFFSQDDLERILELLEK, encoded by the coding sequence TTGGTGAAAGGGTTAGGTAAAGGGCTGCATGCCTTCTTTCCGCCAACAGAAGCAGGGGAAGAAGAGCAGATAAAAGAAGTCAGTATATCAGAGCTAAGGCCAAATCCGTATCAGCCCAGAAAAGTTTTTGACCAAAAAGCCATTGAAGAACTAAAAGAATCCATTATCGAACATGGCATTCTTCAACCCATTGTTGTACGGAAAAGTATCAAAGGATTTGAAATCGTTCTAGGTGAAAGACGATTCCGCGCAGCTTCAGAAGCTGGATTGAAAGTAATCCCTGTAATCGTAAAAGATTATGACGAACAAAAAATGATGGAAGTTGCTCTTATTGAGAACTTGCAACGTGAAGATTTGAACCCTGTTGAAGAGGCTCAAGCGTATCAGAAGCTGATGGAACACTTAAAACTCACGCAAGAAGAGTTAGCATCTCGAGTTGGAAAGAGCAGACCTCATATCGCAAACCATATTCGTTTGCTTCAGCTTCCAAAACCTGTTCTTGAACTCTTATCCAATGGACAATTATCAATGGGGCATGGACGTGCATTGCTTGGCCTTAAGAAAAAGACAAAAATGCAGCCAGTCATTGAACGGGTATTGAATGAAAACTTAAACGTGAGACAGCTTGAAAAGTTAATTTCTGATATTAATTTGAATGTTTCACGTGGAACAAAGAAAAAAACAGTACCAGCGAACGTTTTCTTCCAGGAAAAAGAATCTTCTCTCCGTGATCGTTTTGGTACTTCTGTTTCGATTAAGAAATCAAAACGAAAAGGGAAGATCGAGATCGAATTCTTTTCACAAGACGATTTAGAGCGCATTTTAGAGCTGTTAGAAAAGTAA
- the rsmG gene encoding 16S rRNA (guanine(527)-N(7))-methyltransferase RsmG — protein MNIELFQTSLKEKGVELSEKQLSQFETYFNLLVEWNEKMNLTAITEKEEVYLKHFYDSVTAGFYFDFNQNITVCDVGAGAGFPAIPLKIAFPEIKLTVVDSLNKRIGFLQHVVDELGLEEVSLYHDRAETFAHRPEFRQTFDLVTARAVARLSVLSELCLPLVKVGGHFLGMKGANLPEEVKDGEKAVKLLGGKVKDIHSFLLPIEESERNIIVIDKVKETPKKFPRKPGTPNKSPIS, from the coding sequence ATGAATATAGAATTGTTTCAAACTTCCTTAAAGGAAAAGGGAGTCGAATTATCAGAAAAGCAGCTTTCACAGTTCGAAACGTATTTTAACCTGCTTGTTGAGTGGAACGAAAAAATGAATCTTACAGCGATCACGGAAAAAGAAGAAGTTTATCTGAAACACTTTTATGATTCTGTGACGGCAGGTTTTTATTTTGATTTTAATCAAAACATCACGGTGTGCGACGTGGGGGCTGGAGCAGGATTTCCGGCAATCCCACTGAAGATCGCTTTTCCAGAGATCAAGCTAACTGTTGTTGATTCTCTGAATAAACGCATCGGCTTTTTGCAGCACGTGGTTGATGAACTTGGTTTAGAAGAAGTGTCTCTGTATCATGACCGTGCAGAAACTTTTGCTCACCGTCCAGAGTTTAGACAGACGTTCGATCTTGTGACAGCTCGTGCGGTTGCTAGACTATCTGTACTATCTGAACTCTGTTTACCACTTGTGAAAGTGGGTGGACATTTCTTAGGAATGAAAGGCGCTAACCTTCCTGAAGAAGTAAAAGACGGAGAAAAAGCAGTCAAACTTTTAGGCGGCAAAGTAAAAGATATTCATTCGTTCTTATTGCCGATCGAAGAGAGTGAACGCAATATCATTGTGATTGATAAAGTTAAAGAAACACCAAAGAAGTTTCCGCGTAAACCAGGTACGCCAAACAAGTCTCCTATTTCATAA
- the rpsF gene encoding 30S ribosomal protein S6, giving the protein MKKYEIMYIVRPNIEEEALKATKERAKSILTDNGAEIANEKEMGKKRLAYEINDFRDGYYTLLEVNAPNEAINEFDRLMKINEDVLRFMTIVDERN; this is encoded by the coding sequence ATGAAAAAGTACGAAATTATGTACATCGTCCGTCCGAATATCGAAGAGGAAGCTCTTAAGGCAACGAAAGAGCGTGCGAAAAGCATCCTAACTGACAACGGTGCGGAGATCGCGAACGAAAAGGAAATGGGTAAAAAGCGTTTAGCTTACGAAATCAATGACTTCCGCGATGGATATTACACGCTATTGGAAGTTAACGCTCCAAACGAAGCGATTAATGAATTCGACCGTCTTATGAAGATCAACGAAGATGTTCTTCGTTTCATGACAATCGTAGACGAAAGAAATTAA
- the ssb gene encoding single-stranded DNA-binding protein: protein MLNRVVLVGRLTKDPELKYTPNGVAVANFTLAVNRPFSNQQGEREADFINCVVWRKPAENVANFLKKGSLAGVDGRLQTRSYENQQGQRVYVTEVMAESVQFLEPKNANAGGQQYQGNSNNFGGPSNDRGFGQQNQNRSYGSDNGFGGQQQQQNPKRNNFNDDPFANDGTPIDISDDDLPF, encoded by the coding sequence ATGCTAAATCGAGTAGTACTGGTGGGACGTTTAACAAAAGACCCAGAATTAAAGTACACTCCAAACGGTGTGGCTGTTGCTAATTTCACACTTGCTGTCAATCGACCTTTTTCGAATCAGCAAGGTGAGCGCGAAGCAGATTTCATTAACTGTGTCGTATGGCGTAAGCCCGCTGAAAATGTAGCGAACTTCTTGAAAAAGGGATCGCTTGCAGGAGTGGATGGACGTTTGCAAACTCGTTCTTACGAGAACCAGCAGGGTCAAAGAGTGTATGTTACTGAAGTAATGGCAGAAAGTGTTCAATTCCTTGAACCTAAAAACGCTAATGCTGGAGGCCAGCAATATCAAGGCAACAGCAACAACTTTGGTGGACCATCAAATGACCGCGGATTTGGGCAGCAAAATCAGAACCGCAGCTATGGAAGTGACAACGGCTTTGGAGGACAGCAACAACAGCAGAATCCAAAACGTAATAACTTCAACGATGACCCGTTTGCAAATGATGGCACGCCAATCGACATCTCTGATGACGATTTGCCATTTTAA
- a CDS encoding mechanosensitive ion channel family protein — translation MAGANLPETAEKAVTFFSDKEWWTGIATTSVKIVGIIILAIIFKYIVKAAIANVFKVRLKSPLRLSERRENTLFRLLDNVASYVIYFVAILTILTEFGVDIKAILAGAGVVGLAIGFGAQSLVKDIITGFFIIFENQFSVGDTVRITNFEGTVEEIGLRTTKIKSWTGELHILPNSSITEVTNFSVHNSIAVVDLSIAYEEDIDKAQKIIEDVVKNAKPNYPEMVKEPEVLGVQMLGASEVVIRVTAEVLPMTHFKIARELRKTLKHELEVAGIEIPYPKMVTYQKEPVPKENK, via the coding sequence TTGGCAGGTGCTAACTTACCGGAAACTGCAGAAAAAGCTGTCACATTTTTTTCCGATAAAGAATGGTGGACAGGCATTGCTACTACGAGCGTAAAGATCGTAGGAATCATAATACTCGCAATTATTTTCAAATATATCGTAAAAGCAGCGATTGCTAATGTTTTTAAAGTTCGACTGAAATCTCCTCTACGTTTAAGTGAGAGAAGAGAGAACACGCTATTTAGACTGTTAGATAATGTTGCTTCTTATGTTATTTATTTTGTAGCGATCTTGACCATATTAACGGAGTTCGGTGTAGATATTAAAGCGATTCTTGCCGGTGCCGGAGTGGTTGGACTAGCGATTGGTTTTGGTGCCCAAAGTCTTGTAAAAGATATCATTACAGGCTTCTTCATTATCTTCGAGAACCAGTTCTCTGTCGGAGACACGGTACGGATCACAAACTTTGAAGGAACCGTTGAAGAAATTGGATTAAGAACGACAAAAATTAAAAGCTGGACAGGAGAATTGCATATCCTGCCGAATTCGTCTATCACAGAAGTTACGAATTTTTCTGTTCATAACAGCATCGCAGTCGTTGACTTGAGCATTGCTTATGAAGAGGATATCGATAAAGCTCAAAAAATTATTGAGGATGTAGTGAAAAACGCTAAGCCGAACTATCCTGAGATGGTTAAAGAACCAGAAGTATTAGGTGTTCAGATGCTTGGTGCATCAGAAGTTGTAATCCGTGTAACAGCAGAGGTGCTTCCGATGACACACTTTAAGATCGCACGTGAACTTCGTAAAACGTTAAAACATGAACTTGAAGTAGCAGGGATCGAAATTCCATATCCTAAAATGGTCACGTATCAAAAAGAACCAGTTCCAAAAGAAAATAAATAA
- the mnmG gene encoding tRNA uridine-5-carboxymethylaminomethyl(34) synthesis enzyme MnmG, translating to MGYKADTFDVIVVGAGHAGVEAALASARMGAKTLCLTLNLDTVAYMPCNPSVGGPAKGIVVREVDALGGEMARNIDKTHIQMRMLNTGKGPAVRALRAQADKYLYQHEMKKTMENTENLTLRQGMVERLIIEDGECRGVITKTGAEYAAKAVVLTTGTYLRGKIIIGELAYESGPNNMAPSINLSYHLQELGFDMVRFKTGTPPRVNSKTIDYSKTEIQPGDDVPRAFSYETTEYITDQLPCWLTYTGDETHQLINGNLHRSPMYSGMIEGTGPRYCPSIEDKIVRFNDKPRHQIFLEPEGRNTEEVYVQGLSTSLPEDVQKRILATIPGLEKAELMRAGYAIEYDAIVPTQLWPSLETKRVNGLFTAGQLNGTSGYEEAAGQGLMAGINAALKVQDKEPLVLDRSEAYIGVLIDDLITKGTNEPYRLLTSRAEYRLLLRHDNADLRLTKKGHEIGLIPQDRYERFEEKKALIAQEIDRLEHVSIKPSEMVQQVLAESQSTSLKEPMSAASLLKRPEITYPVIHKLVPAETALPETVMEQVEIQVKYSGYIDKQLAQVEKMRKMENKKLPVDLDYMAINGLATEAKQKLHEVRPLSVGQASRVSGVNPADISILLIYLEQGKLAKIAR from the coding sequence ATGGGATATAAAGCAGATACGTTTGATGTGATCGTTGTAGGTGCTGGACATGCCGGTGTTGAAGCGGCACTTGCTTCTGCACGTATGGGCGCTAAAACGTTATGTTTAACACTGAACCTAGATACAGTTGCCTATATGCCGTGTAATCCGTCCGTTGGTGGACCGGCTAAAGGGATCGTCGTTCGTGAAGTCGATGCACTTGGCGGAGAGATGGCACGTAACATCGACAAAACACATATTCAAATGCGTATGCTGAACACAGGAAAAGGTCCGGCGGTACGTGCGCTGCGCGCGCAAGCGGATAAATATCTGTATCAGCATGAAATGAAAAAAACGATGGAAAACACAGAGAACCTTACGTTACGTCAAGGGATGGTAGAGCGTCTGATCATCGAAGACGGTGAATGTAGAGGGGTTATTACAAAAACCGGAGCTGAGTACGCGGCAAAAGCGGTCGTACTTACTACAGGAACGTACTTAAGAGGGAAGATCATCATCGGAGAGCTTGCTTATGAGAGCGGACCGAACAACATGGCTCCTTCTATCAACTTGTCTTATCATCTGCAAGAGTTAGGCTTTGATATGGTACGTTTCAAAACAGGAACACCGCCGCGCGTGAACAGCAAGACGATTGATTATTCAAAAACAGAAATTCAGCCTGGTGATGATGTACCTCGTGCTTTTTCTTATGAAACCACCGAGTACATCACAGATCAGCTTCCTTGCTGGCTAACTTATACTGGTGACGAAACGCATCAGTTGATCAACGGAAATCTTCATCGTTCACCGATGTATTCTGGCATGATAGAAGGTACTGGACCGAGATATTGTCCATCGATCGAGGATAAAATCGTACGATTCAATGATAAGCCAAGACATCAGATCTTCTTAGAGCCTGAAGGACGCAACACAGAAGAAGTATACGTTCAAGGTCTTTCTACGAGTCTTCCGGAAGATGTACAGAAGCGAATCTTAGCAACGATTCCTGGTCTTGAAAAAGCAGAGCTGATGCGTGCAGGATATGCGATTGAGTATGATGCGATCGTGCCTACACAACTTTGGCCATCTCTTGAAACAAAACGCGTGAATGGTCTTTTTACAGCAGGACAGTTGAACGGAACGAGCGGATATGAAGAAGCAGCGGGTCAAGGACTCATGGCGGGAATCAACGCTGCGTTAAAAGTTCAAGATAAAGAGCCTCTTGTGCTTGATCGTTCAGAAGCGTACATCGGAGTATTGATTGACGACTTAATCACAAAAGGAACGAACGAACCGTATCGCCTTCTAACATCGCGTGCAGAGTACCGTTTACTTCTTAGACACGACAACGCAGATCTGCGCTTAACGAAAAAAGGTCATGAAATCGGACTGATACCACAAGATCGTTACGAACGCTTTGAAGAGAAGAAAGCATTAATTGCGCAGGAAATAGATCGACTCGAGCATGTTTCGATCAAACCGAGTGAAATGGTGCAGCAAGTTCTTGCAGAGTCACAATCGACTTCATTAAAAGAACCGATGTCTGCTGCAAGCTTGTTAAAGCGTCCTGAAATCACATATCCGGTCATTCATAAACTCGTGCCAGCAGAAACAGCATTACCAGAGACGGTAATGGAGCAGGTTGAGATTCAAGTGAAATATTCAGGATATATCGATAAACAGCTCGCACAAGTTGAAAAGATGCGCAAGATGGAAAATAAAAAGCTTCCGGTAGATCTTGATTACATGGCAATCAATGGACTAGCGACAGAAGCAAAACAAAAACTTCACGAAGTTCGGCCTCTTTCTGTCGGGCAGGCATCACGTGTATCAGGGGTAAACCCAGCAGACATCTCCATTCTGTTGATCTATCTCGAACAAGGTAAACTGGCGAAGATCGCCCGTTGA
- the noc gene encoding nucleoid occlusion protein, with translation MKHPFSRLFGIGEKSQQTLDPEPAEKNDNEEVLQLPVQRIIPNRFQPRTVFIDERIEELSQTIEAHGIIQPIVVRGIGDDKYELIAGERRWRAVQKLGWEKIPAIIKEMDDSQTASVALIENLQREELTAIEEAMAYAKLLELHGLTQEGLAQKLGKGQSTIANKLRLLKLPQSIQDALLQKKVTERHARALIVLKSPEKMEAVLQEIIEKQLNVKQTEERVKRMIESETAEKKPQSRRKSYSKDMRLAINTVRQSVDMVVQSGLSIDTEEEEHEEFYQFTIRIPKK, from the coding sequence ATGAAGCATCCTTTTTCACGTTTATTCGGCATCGGCGAAAAGAGCCAGCAAACCTTAGATCCAGAACCAGCTGAAAAAAACGACAACGAAGAAGTACTTCAACTTCCGGTTCAAAGAATCATACCCAACCGGTTTCAGCCTCGTACGGTTTTTATAGATGAACGAATTGAAGAGTTATCACAGACGATTGAAGCTCACGGAATCATCCAGCCCATTGTTGTTCGAGGTATAGGCGACGACAAATACGAGCTGATCGCGGGCGAACGTAGGTGGCGTGCTGTCCAAAAGCTCGGGTGGGAAAAGATTCCTGCCATTATTAAAGAGATGGACGACTCTCAAACGGCCTCTGTAGCTCTTATTGAGAACCTTCAGCGAGAAGAGTTGACCGCTATTGAAGAAGCGATGGCGTATGCTAAGCTTCTAGAATTGCACGGACTTACACAAGAAGGCCTTGCTCAAAAGTTAGGCAAAGGTCAGTCTACCATTGCGAATAAGCTTCGTCTGTTAAAGCTTCCGCAGTCTATTCAAGATGCCCTTTTGCAGAAAAAAGTAACAGAACGTCATGCTCGTGCATTGATCGTTTTGAAGTCTCCTGAAAAGATGGAGGCCGTTCTTCAAGAGATCATCGAAAAGCAATTGAATGTAAAGCAAACAGAAGAACGTGTGAAACGAATGATCGAATCTGAGACAGCGGAAAAGAAACCTCAGTCACGCCGTAAATCCTATAGCAAAGATATGCGACTAGCGATCAATACGGTAAGACAGTCGGTTGACATGGTCGTGCAAAGCGGACTATCTATCGATACAGAAGAAGAAGAGCATGAGGAGTTCTATCAGTTCACGATTCGCATTCCTAAGAAATAA